A genomic segment from Xyrauchen texanus isolate HMW12.3.18 chromosome 21, RBS_HiC_50CHRs, whole genome shotgun sequence encodes:
- the aamdc gene encoding mth938 domain-containing protein produces the protein MSSPEIASLSWGHMKVKGCSTSYKDCKVWPGGSRAWDWRETGTNHHPGVQPADLEEVLRKGVQTLVIGRGMSEALQVPPTTLEYVKKQGVDVRVFQTEQAVKEYNGLVGQGAKVGGIFHSTC, from the exons ATGTCTTCTCCAGAAATTGCTTCCTTATCCTGGGGCCACATGAAGGTTAAAGGTTGCTCCACATCTTATAAAGACTGTAAAGTGTGGCCGGGTGGCAGCCGAGCCTGGGACTGGCGTGAAACTGGCACTAAT CACCATCCTGGTGTTCAGCCAGCTGACCTGGAAGAGGTCCTGAGGAAAGGGGTGCAGACACTGGTTATCGGAAGAGGAATGAGTGAAGCTCTACAG GTGCCTCCCACCACCTTAGAGTATGTGAAAAAGCAGGGCGTGGATGTCAGGGTGTTTCAGACTGAGCAGGCTGTTAAAGAATATAACGGTCTGGTGGGACAGGGAGCTAAAGTCGGAGGAATCTTCCATTCGACCTGCTGA